DNA from Penaeus vannamei isolate JL-2024 chromosome 3, ASM4276789v1, whole genome shotgun sequence:
TCTCTTCTGCCAATACCGGCTCCTTGGGGGCTTCGGGGGCATCAGCCAGCGGTTTACTATCAGCTGTGGCTTCCTTTGCAGGCTCACTTGGAACTGGAAAGGAGGAGCAGCAGTTGTAGAGGCGCTGATTATGCAAGGAAGAATCCAAATCCATCAGAGGGTTACGTATAAGGTGTCGGTGGAGCAAAGGAACTCTTAGGTTACATATACTACGCCGAAGAGATCGTTAAAGACTTTCTTAATCATGGGAAAGattactttttgttttctttttttcatttgaaatgatatccatatgtacatacatttaagaaaggaataaatattGGGAACTGAGTGTGATTCATTAGGGTTGGAACATCAATAAGCTTTTTTCATGCGTTTTTAATACAAATGCTCAGATTAATTCACTGCTGTTTAGACATAAACTATTATGTAGTTTTTGAAATCATATTTGGTTTGTCTTGCATCCTCGCGTCCAGATCAACTTAAGAGAACATTGCAGAGGAAATGTAGGGCGTATGTAACATAAGGATAAATGGAAGTAGGAGCAAAATTAtctcaaaatgaagaaaaaaaacatgcaaacaaTGGAGTGGGGAAAACCCTGGAACACTGGCAAAACAAGACAAATCATATATATtacgcaaagaaaaaagaaaataagaaaagtaagatTGATTACAAGAATtgcgaaaagaaataacaaattcATAATTCTCTAATTACGAAACTTAGAACTATTCTAATTCACTCCATTGTTAGGTAAAGACCAGCAATCAGAATTTAGAAAGAATAGTGGgaatacgtacacatatgtgtgtagatatatgtgcacatatacgtatgcatatacatatgcatatatacaaacatatatatatatatatatatatatatatatatatatatatatatatatatatatatatcatgtatacacaaacacatatccttAAAAGCACAGATATTACCATCTATGCTATTACAAAACAAGAGAATTATCAAACAGCAGTGAATAAGGCAGTACTTTATAGGTATTAGTGTCTCAGATCAGCCCAGGGAAGTGCCGGCAAGATTGCatgaaatatctttatttttctttacaaaaaaaaagacatattcCGCCTTCCCTGagccttttcttcccattttacgTTTCACAGAAGAAAACAACAGCGGCACgagcgagggcgtgagggaggtgggcgggcgggcgagcggacGGGCTGGCGGGGAGCTGCCAACcagagtgtggggggaggagggggaggggggggggaagaaagggttaCACTGGCGGCCGTCACGACACCTTCAGGCTCTGAGGTGCTCGGGACTCCTGCGTCTGCTTCATCCACCTCCCCAACTGTGTCCacatccccatcctctttctcatcaCCTGAATCTTTATCTTCGCCagcatcgtcatcttcatcgtaACCTTCGTCATCAGTCCCTTCGTCATCAGCCGGTTCTGCGACTTTggcttcgtcgtcgtcgtcgtcgtcgtctgattcttcatcttcatcttcatcgagCTCCTCTTCGATTCCCTCGTCTTTATCTTCGTCGCTTTTATcatgtttttcgacttttttctccagttcttcctcttcatcttcatcttcatcttcgtcctcatctACATCCTTTGAagctacttcctcttcttcgtcctcgtcttcctcgtcctcatcctcatctaccgcttcttcatcttcatcgtcgtcaacctcctcttcttcttcatcttcgtctacctcttcttcttcatcttcctcatcttcatcttcgtcagtttctgcttcctcctcctcatcaagcTCTCCAGTtgccttttctatctcttcttcctcatcttcatcctcgtcttcttcaacttcgtcttcgtcttcgcttTCGTCCTCATCACCTTCCTCATCAacctcgtcttcttcatcttcatcctcgtcttcttcatcaacttcttcatcttcatcctcatcttctgctTCAActacttcgtcttcgtcttcatcttcatcatcatcttctgattcaacttcttcatcctcatcctcatcttcatcagcttccttatcatcatccttctcatcttctgcttcaacttcttcgtcttcatcttcatcctcatcctcttcgtcttctgcttcaacttcttcgtcttcatcttcttcatcttcctcctcgtctccctcttcttcaagtTCCTCTGTTTCATCGtcttcatctatctcttcatcctcatcctcatcctcatccacctcatcctcatcctcctcatcctcagctTCTTCGTCATCCTTGTCGCTTTCCGCagcatcttcctcttcatcctcgtcctcatccgCTTCTTCCTCATCTACGAGTTGCTCACCTTTGTGTCATGGGCAAGTGTTAGTAAAAACTCCTGTGGCAAGACCAGCTCCATCCCTCAGGCCATAACCCACCTCTAGGGAGGTCCTGTGTCCTTACGTGACGTTTGGGACAAAAAGTCTATCAATACTATAATCTGCAAATACAGTCACAGACTATTCTGTATAAAAATACAAAGGAATGGAGGACTAATTCCCAATTCATACTAGACACTACTGTAGACCTCTTATGTGGGGTAAAGCAGATTTTTGTCTAATGAAGTGGAATTAAAACGTTCTCAAGGGATTTCTGCTACACAGAAATGTCCTAAGATTAAATCCTCTTTTAAGAAATCTGCTTACTGTATATCAtgcaattgaataaaataaactaCACAAATGTTTAAccagatataatgatatattcatataacatatatctgtTCTGTATATGTGCATTTTCGGTTTCGATTCTGCCAAGGAAAGGGTGTCACGCTGTCATATTTGAAATTTGAAATGGTTACGTATAAACTCGATAACCCCATATGCCATTAAAAAGAATTTAGAAGGTAAGAACATAAAATATGTAAATGCAGACAATCGCTGAGCTTTTATTCATTCGACAATGTCCAAAGAATCGAAATCGGTCATAAACCAAACTAAGCAATTTCAAACTCTTTGAAGCTGCTACAATATTAGCTAAGGATAGATCTGAGCCAAACTACCAAACCATCCACACCACATACCTGCCACTTTCTCCTCGGGAAACTTGGCCTTCTCTACAACAGGTTCTTCAACCGGTCGTTTAGGTTCAGGTGCAGGTTCCGGTGCCTTCACTACTTCTGGTGCAGGTGCAGGTTCAACTGGCTTGGGTGCTGGAGCAGATACTGGCTCAGGAACTGGTTCAGGAACTGGTTCAGGAACTGGTTTAGGAGCTGCTACCGGTTCAGGAGCAGCAACTGGTTCAGGGGCAGCAACTGGTTCAGGAGCAGCAACTGGTGCAGGAGCAGCAACTGGTTCAGGAGCAGCAACTGGTTCAGGAGCAGCAACTGGTGCAGGAGCAGGAACTGGTGCAGGAGCAGCAATTGGTTCAGGAGCAGCAACTGGTTTCGGGACTGGAGCTGGTTCTGGGACTGGAGCTGGCTTAGGTGCAACAGCTGGTTCAGGCACTGCAGGTGGTTTAGGAGCTTCAACTGGCGCAGGAGCAGCTTTTTTGTGTTCCGGGTGAGTCTGCCATGGCTGGGCCCACTTAGGGTCACGTTTTGAACCTTCAGGGACAGTTTCGAAAATCATCTTCACAAATTTGTCAATAATACCTCCAGAGGGACCTATAGGCTTATCTTCCTTAGGTTCAACGACCTCCACTACTTTTCTTGCATGCTCAGGGTGTGTCTGCCAAGGTTTGGCCCATTTAGGATCGCGCTTTGTTCCTTCTGGGACTGTTGGGAAAATAAGTTTGACAAACTTATCGATGAGTCCTCCAGAAGGACCAACAGGCTTCTCTTCCTTAGGTTCTTCTGCTACTTCTACCTTCTTTTTGGCATGTTCAGGGTGTGTCTGCCATGGTTGGGCCCATTTGGGGTCTCGAGCTGTTCCCTCGGGTACAGTTTGGAAGATTAATTTGACAAACTTGTCAATAATTCCTCCAGAGGGACCTATAGGCTTATCTTCCTTAGGTTCTTCTGCTACTTCTACCTTCTTTTTGGCATGTTCAGGGTGTGTCTGCCATGGTTGGGCCCATTTGGGGTCTCGAACTGTGCCTTCAGGGACAGTCTGGAAGATGAGTTTGACAAACTTATCAATGATTCCTCCTGAAGGACCTACAGGCTTATCTTCCTTAGGTTCCTCTGCTACTTCTACCTTCTTTTTGGCATGTTCAGGGTGTGTTTGCCAGGGTTGGGCCCATTTGGGATCACGTTTTGTTGTTTCAGGAACAGTCGGGAAGATCAGCTTAACAAATTTGTCAATGATTCCTCCCGAAGGCCCAACAGGTCCCTGTTCTACTTCCGGAACTTTCTCAACTTTTTTCTTGGCGTGCTCTGGGTGCGTCTGCCAAGGCTGTGCCCACTTtggatccctctcccccttgggcAAACCAAAGATTATGTTGATTATCTTGTCGAAGAAACCAGGTTCTGCAACGGCTGGCTTAGGTGGTGAAGGAGCAGGGGCAgcaggttggggaggtggggcgaCTGGCTGCGGTGGCGGGCTGGCGACAGGCTCGGGCTGGACTTCCACTGGCTTCGCTGGTTCCGGGGCAGACACTGGAGCTTCAACTGAAATAGAAAGGATTATTAGCATTAAATCTGCAGGGCCTTTATTTTAAATGATATGCGTGACAGCCTCTTGCACAATTCTCTTTATTAGACTTATGTACGTGTCTCAGCATCTGCGTAGAGCACATACAGTCCCACAGATCAGGAGAATGTCAAAATCACAAAAAGGGACATAAAAGTTAAACCTCTCTGGAGAAATATAAGTAAATTTAGGGGAAATCATGACAAAAAAGGGTAaactgtgagaaagagagaaacacattcCTTTTATACTGAAGTGGAAACATGCAATATTATCCTGGAGGTCAAAATGAAAGGGTGAAAAAAGAACCTCTCAATTGAAAGAGATCATTCTTTCCTTCTGAAACGCCGTCGAAGGAATGCCAAACAGGTCAAAGGTCGAGATggtgaaggaaaaaaggaaacaccGAAGCAGGACTGCCACTCCCATGGCCTCTTACTGTGCCGCGCCTCAGACGTCTCGCCCACTGactcctcttttgtctctcttacgtcactttcctcctctgcctcctctttcgtctcatcgtcctcttcctcgctttcgGCTGCTtctacatcttcctcttcatctgcttcctcttcatcttcttcatcctcctcctcctccttctcgtctttttcatcctcttcatcttcatcttcctctactccctcctcttcatcttcatccatttccttctcttcccctgtttccttcacctctttttcatctatctcttcctctgcttcatcttcctcttcctcttcatctccttcctcttcgtcttcctcatcatctatttcttcctcttcctcttcatctacttcttccttttcatctacttcctcttcgtcttcctcttcatctacttcttcctctccctcttcatctacttcctcttcgtcttcctcttcctcttcatctacttcctcttcatcttcatctacttcttcgtcttcctcttcctcttcgtctactttctcttcgtcttcatccacttcttcttcttcctctgtttctacctcttcctcttcatctacttcttcgtcttcctcttcctctacttcctcctctttgtcttcctcttcatctacttcctcttcctcttcatctacttcttcgtcttcctcttcctctacttcctcctcttcgtcttcctcttcctcttcatctacttcttttccatcgtctttttctacctcttcctcttcgtcttcctcttcatctacttcctcctcttcgtcttccttttcatctacttcgtcttcgtcttcatctacttcttcgtcttcatcttcatctacttcttccttttcgtcttcctcttcatctaattcttcctcttcatctacttcttcctcttcatctacttccttctcttcgtcttcctcttcatctacttcttcgtcttcatcttcatctacttcctcctcttcgtcttcatctccatctacttcctcctcttcgtcttcctcttcatctacttcttcgtcttcctcttcatctacttcttcgtcttcctcttcatctacttcttcgtcttcctcttcatctacttcttcgtcttcctcttcatctacttcttcgtcttcctcttcatctacttcttcgtcttcctcttcatctacttcttcgtcttcctcttcatctacttcttcgtcttcctcttcatctacttcttcgtcttcctcttcatctacttcctcctcttcgtcttcctcttcctcttcatctacttctttttcatcctctttttctacctcttcctcttcgtcttcctcttcatctacttcttcctctttgtcttcatcttcatctacttctttttcatcctctttttctacctcttcctcttcatctacttcttcctcttcgtcttcatcttcatctacttcgtcttcctcttcatctacttcttcgtcttcctcttcatctacttcttcgtcttcctcttcatctacttcttcgtcttcctcttcatctacttcttcgtcttcctcttcatctacttcttcgtcttcctcttcatctacttcctcctcttcgtcttcctcttcctcttcctctacttctttttcatcctctttttctacctcttcctcttcgtcttcctcttcatctacttcttcctcttcctcttcgtcttcatcttcatctacttcgtcttcctcttcatctacttcgtcttcctcttcatctacttcttcgtcttccttttcatctactttttcgtcttcctcttcatctacttcttcgtcttcctcttcatctacttcttcgtcttcctcttcatctacttcttcgtcttcctcttcatctacttcttcgtcttcctcttcatctacttcttcgtcttcctcttcatctacttcttcgtcttcctcttcatctacttcttcgtcttcctcttcatctacttcctcctcttcgtctacttctttcttttcgtctttttctacaacttcctcttcgtcttcctcttcatctacttcttcgtcttcctcttcatctacttttttcttttcctctttttctacctcttcctcttcgtcttcctcttcatctacttcttcgtcttcctcttcatctacttcttcctcttcatcttcgtctacttctttcttttcctctttttctacctcttcctcttcgtcttcctcttcatctacttcttcgtcttcctcttcatctacttctacctcttcgtcttcctcttcatctacttcttcgtcttcctcttcatctacttcctcctcttcgtctacttctttcttttcctctttttctacctcttcctcttcgtcttcctcttcatctacttcttcctcttcctcttcatctacttcttcctcttcgtcttcctcttcatctacttcctcctcttcgtctacttctttcttttcctctttttctacctcttcctcttcgtcttcctcttcatctacttcttcgtcttcctcttcatctacttcttcctcttcgtcttcctcttcatctacttcctcttcgtcttcctcttcatctacttcttcctcttcgtcttcctcttcatctacttcttcgtcttcctcttcatctacttcttcgtcttcctcttcatctacttcttcgtcttcctcttcatctacttctttctcttcctccttttctacctcttcctcttcgtcttcctcttcatctacttctttcttttcctctttttctacctcttcctcttcgtctacttctttcttttcctctttttctacctcttcctcttcgtcttcctcttcgtcttcctcttcatctactccttcctcttcgtcttcctcttcatctacttcttcctcttcgtcttcctcttcgtctactttcttttcctcttcatctacttcgtcttcgtcttcgtcttcctcttcatctacttctttctcttcctctttttctacctcttcctcttcatctacttcctcttcgtcttcctcttcatctacttcctcttcgtcttcctcttcatctacttcctcttcgtcttcctcttcatctacttcctcttcgtcttcctcttcatctacttctttctcttcctctttttctacctcttcctctacttccttttcctcttcgtcttcctcttcatctacttcgtcttcgtcttcatctacttctttctcttcctctttttctacctcttcctcttcgtcttccacttcatctacttcctctttctcttcatctacttctttctctttatctacttctacctcttcgtctacttcttcgtcttcctcttcatctacttcttcgtcttcctcttcatctacttcttcgttttcctcttcatctacttcttcgtcttcctcttcatctacttcttcgtctccctcttcaattacttcttcgtcttcctcttcatctacttcttcgtcttcctcttcatctacttcttcgtcttcctcttcatctactccttcgtcttcctcttcatctacttcttcgtcttcctcttcatctaccatttcatcctcttctcctacttcttcctcttcctcttcatctacttcttcctcttcgtcttcctcttcatctccttcatccccttccgtTTCCTCTGTATCGCCTCccatctgttcttttttctttttatctacttttaccttcttttcgtttttatctaCTCCCTTCTTTTCATCTACCTCTACAtgaacttcctcttcctctttgtctactcctttctcttcctctattactTCATctacttccacctcttcctctttatctacttctttctctccttcaccttgatctgcttcctcttcttcctcttcatttgtcttttctatttcacctactttctcttcttcatctttatcttctccttcttccttcttttcctttcctttttctacttccttctctaACTCTTCATCGTCTtcgctttctttatcttcctttttatcagctttctttattttctcttcatcaacctttttatcttccttttctacaatttccctttcttcttttgcaCCTTTTGCGTCATCCTTAATTTTGacatcctcatttctttcttctttctctgctccttTTATCCTATCTTTTTCAATTACTTTTTTCTGAtctttatcccctctttcctcacttccttcctttagcttactctctcttccaactacattttcgtcttcttcgtcttcgttagaTGAAACTAGTAAGAAAGtaataaacagatgaaagagaaaagagaaagcaaaataatgataaaaaagcctCAACAGTTGTTTAAGATAAAGAGATGTTACGCCTTTGTTATGGTTAAAGCGTGAACTAAACtaaattaaagataaagataaatgaaagcgTCAGAAAATAAAGCTAAACTAAATTGTGAGATTCTCTAAAGTACAAATAGCTTCAAGGCATTTCTAAGCTAAGTCATGCAGCGTCTTGTTAAAATTCTGATACTTTGAAACACCTTCGACAGGTATTAGTCTTCTATGACTTCGTGTTTCAAGTTTTTGTTCCTTCTCATGCATTTATTAATATACTTGTATACTAGTTTTACACAGCAACAGTACAAATTATATGCAATATGCAGCTAATCTTCCTTTAAAGTAATTATAcatatagacgcatatatatatatatatatatatatatatatatatatatatatatatatatatatatatatatatatatatatatatatatatatatatatatatacatgtgtgtgtgtatttgcgtgtgtgcgtgtgtatgcatatgtatttttctgtatatatacacacacacacatatatatatatgtgtgtgtgtgtgtgtgtgtatgtatgtatatgtgtatatatatatatatatatatatatatatatatatatatatatatatatatatatatgtatatatatatatgtatgtatgtatgtatgtatatacatatacatatatatgcgcataacaTACATAGTCATGCTTTTACCGCAAGCCTGCGAGCGTGCTTCCAGCGCTATAGGACCTACCTGGAGGCTCCGGGACGACCGGCGCGGCGGGCGCGGGTGGCGGCGCTGGCGCTTCGGCAACTGGCTTCGGTGGTTCGGGTTCAGGTTCCGGTTCGATTGGTTCAGGCTCTATGACGGCGGGCGGTTCCTTGGCCACTTCGGGTTccgcttgaggaggaggagggacttcgGCCGGGACTGGAGCCTCCTCGACCCTCTCTGCTTCCACTGGGTGAGAGAAGAGGCTGTGAGATTCGAGGGAAAACGAGGCGTGAGTGGGACATTGCAGGGCGGACTATGATAAAacgatatgcgtgtatgtacttgCTACAAGCCACAGCTAAAGCTACACGCACTACCTCGAGCTATGGAGGGGCATGGGACGTCGACACTAATGGTGGCCCAGGTTCTTTAGGTAACTAGATCaccattagttttttttctcccttttgttcAGGAAACAGGACGCCAATACGTTTATTTTTCGATTAGAGTAGCAACAATTGTACTTTAAAGCTCCGAAAAAAGTGTGCCTGGCAGGTTTCGCCTTTGAATTTTGTTTATACCATAATTGTAATTTGCTTATTTCCTTGAATTAAGGACTTTTCATGCAGGACAACAGGCAGGGTATTACTTGGGGTAGCTTTACCATGCACGTGTACTACGTAATGCTGGTAATAATGCAGCTAAGCAGATAGACATTTCAATAGACAGATGCTTAGTAAACAAGCTGCAACT
Protein-coding regions in this window:
- the LOC113816011 gene encoding trichohyalin isoform X11 → MSPGIFRSALVTGVLLAASLLVLYPVCGENPSYSECRPHIDATIRDLAAKAIIAGETPSDNLQHSDHVEAERVEEAPVPAEVPPPPQAEPEVAKEPPAVIEPEPIEPEPEPEPPKPVAEAPAPPPAPAAPVVPEPPVSSNEDEEDENVVGRESKLKEGSEERGDKDQKKVIEKDRIKGAEKEERNEDVKIKDDAKGAKEEREIVEKEDKKVDEEKIKKADKKEDKESEDDEELEKEVEKGKEKKEEGEDKDEEEKVGEIEKTNEEEEEEADQGEGEKEVDKEEEVEVDEVIEEEKGVDKEEEEVHVEVDEKKGVDKNEKKVKVDKKKKEQMGGDTEETEGDEGDEEEDEEEEVDEEEEEEVGEEDEMVDEEEDEEVDEEEDEGVDEEEDEEVDEEEDEEVDEEEDEEVIEEGDEEVDEEEDEEVDEEENEEVDEEEDEEVDEEEDEEVDEEVEVDKEKEVDEEKEEVDEVEDEEEEVEKEEEKEVDEDEDEVDEEEDEEEKEVEEEVEKEEEKEVDEEEDEEEVDEEEDEEEVDEEEDEEEVDEEEDEEEVDEEEEVEKEEEKEVDEEEDEDEDEVDEEEKKVDEEEDEEEEVDEEEDEEEGVDEEEDEEEDEEEEVEKEEKKEVDEEEEVEKEEKKEVDEEEDEEEEVEKEEEKEVDEEEDEEVDEEEDEEVDEEEDEEVDEEEDEEEEVEKEEKKEVDEEEEVDEEEDEEEEVDEEEEEEVDEEEDEEEEVEKEEKKEVDEEEEVDEEEDEEVDEEEDEEVEVDEEEDEEVDEEEDEEEEVEKEEKKEVDEDEEEEVDEEEDEEVDEEEDEEEEVEKEEKKKVDEEEDEEVDEEEDEEEVVEKDEKKEVDEEEEVDEEEDEEVDEEEDEEVDEEEDEEVDEEEDEEVDEEEDEEVDEEEDEEVDEEEDEEVDEEEDEKVDEKEDEEVDEEEDEVDEEEDEVDEDEDEEEEEEVDEEEDEEEEVEKEDEKEVEEEEEEDEEEEVDEEEDEEVDEEEDEEVDEEEDEEVDEEEDEEVDEEEDEEVDEEEDEVDEDEDEEEEVDEEEEVEKEDEKEVDEDEDKEEEVDEEEDEEEEVEKEDEKEVDEEEEEDEEEEVDEEEDEEVDEEEDEEVDEEEDEEVDEEEDEEVDEEEDEEVDEEEDEEVDEEEDEEVDEEEDEEVDEEEDEEVDEEEDEEEEVDGDEDEEEEVDEDEDEEVDEEEDEEKEVDEEEEVDEEEELDEEEDEKEEVDEDEDEEVDEDEDEVDEKEDEEEEVDEEEDEEEEVEKDDGKEVDEEEEEDEEEEVEEEEDEEVDEEEEEVDEEEDKEEEVEEEEDEEVDEEEEVETEEEEEVDEDEEKVDEEEEEDEEVDEDEEEVDEEEEEDEEEVDEEGEEEVDEEEDEEEVDEKEEVDEEEEEEIDDEEDEEEGDEEEEEDEAEEEIDEKEVKETGEEKEMDEDEEEGVEEDEDEEDEKDEKEEEEDEEDEEEADEEEDVEAAESEEEDDETKEEAEEESDVRETKEESVGETSEARHIEAPVSAPEPAKPVEVQPEPVASPPPQPVAPPPQPAAPAPSPPKPAVAEPGFFDKIINIIFGLPKGERDPKWAQPWQTHPEHAKKKVEKVPEVEQGPVGPSGGIIDKFVKLIFPTVPETTKRDPKWAQPWQTHPEHAKKKVEVAEEPKEDKPVGPSGGIIDKFVKLIFQTVPEGTVRDPKWAQPWQTHPEHAKKKVEVAEEPKEDKPIGPSGGIIDKFVKLIFQTVPEGTARDPKWAQPWQTHPEHAKKKVEVAEEPKEEKPVGPSGGLIDKFVKLIFPTVPEGTKRDPKWAKPWQTHPEHARKVVEVVEPKEDKPIGPSGGIIDKFVKMIFETVPEGSKRDPKWAQPWQTHPEHKKAAPAPVEAPKPPAVPEPAVAPKPAPVPEPAPVPKPVAAPEPIAAPAPVPAPAPVAAPEPVAAPEPVAAPAPVAAPEPVAAPEPVAAPEPVAAPKPVPEPVPEPVPEPVSAPAPKPVEPAPAPEVVKAPEPAPEPKRPVEEPVVEKAKFPEEKVAVPSEPAKEATADSKPLADAPEAPKEPVLAEETKEEAPQEEEEQVVVVPSAFRSRDHLEAILGLDETSRDAAARTDPIAEATLKDLKKIYEAAIKPLEGLYKYQDISNRHVSDAELFGTPLVLLLGPYSTGKSTFINYLTGVEYTKRALKTGTPPSHGVFRIIQYGEKDAELDGTDLSAHWSFTSLQKFGQNFIDQIQGKALSSPLLKKVTFVEAPGILEMRRPGERLYPYNDVVQWFIDRADLILVMFDYTKLDAGYEMEAILDQLKGREAQTRILLNKADQVPPEELIKVQGSLFWNLSPLLGVSTPPTVYAGSFASRPYRPASPAKLFEAQEEALLHDIAQAINNRVDNRIAIARRHAVRVRNHAQMVDSYLTTFYMNKGFLTSKHKLAEDIIENPHTYNIYEGMSLLTNISRYDLPDPEVYRDFFRVHNLYDFQRLKDTCSYFRGCPLAKIDGAISHNLPELLDRHRRLTEAAQGGAGAKPSPVPTPGVRGAVPPAAHVRTS